The Myxococcaceae bacterium JPH2 genome has a window encoding:
- a CDS encoding serine hydrolase, which translates to MRAAWVCTAGLVLGCATAPVSSEAPRPSLQGVVDGLVQEAARLAPGSDVALAVQEVGTGEYAGAADTVPHVSASSAKVFWVAAALRDVALSQVSPRAEKVFRTSDNEASGEVIDLVGGPDAINVYLHGLGLEHTALTKWNYGKPRWATNSPRALGNDNYFCAADAVSFLRRLDRGELLDAERTERLRAWMLLTPREGCGGWLGTRLPAAARASLQHKGGWLPPGCCSDDARYNVLNEVGLVTLPDGRRYAVALLAAHGPDWPKQAFFIERASCVLYRHFSRDAALDCGEALAAAGGPAPSRLAPGEAPPNYDCD; encoded by the coding sequence ATGCGCGCGGCTTGGGTGTGCACGGCGGGGCTCGTGCTGGGGTGTGCGACGGCGCCGGTGTCCTCGGAGGCGCCTCGGCCCTCGTTGCAGGGCGTGGTGGACGGGCTCGTGCAGGAGGCCGCGCGGCTGGCTCCGGGCTCGGACGTGGCGCTCGCGGTGCAGGAGGTGGGCACGGGCGAGTACGCGGGCGCGGCGGACACGGTGCCGCATGTGTCCGCCAGCTCGGCCAAGGTGTTCTGGGTGGCGGCGGCGTTGCGAGACGTGGCGCTGTCCCAGGTGTCGCCGCGCGCGGAGAAGGTCTTCCGCACGTCCGACAACGAGGCCTCTGGAGAGGTCATCGACCTGGTGGGCGGCCCGGACGCCATCAACGTCTATCTGCACGGGCTGGGGCTGGAGCACACGGCGCTCACCAAGTGGAACTACGGCAAGCCGCGCTGGGCGACGAACTCGCCGCGCGCGCTGGGCAATGACAACTACTTCTGCGCGGCGGACGCGGTGTCCTTCCTTCGGCGCCTGGACCGGGGCGAGTTGCTGGATGCCGAGCGGACGGAGCGGCTGCGCGCCTGGATGCTGCTCACGCCGCGCGAGGGCTGTGGCGGTTGGTTGGGCACGCGCTTGCCCGCCGCCGCGCGGGCGTCGTTGCAGCACAAGGGCGGCTGGCTGCCTCCGGGGTGTTGCTCGGATGACGCGCGCTACAACGTCCTCAACGAGGTGGGGCTGGTGACCCTGCCAGATGGCCGGCGCTACGCGGTGGCGCTGCTGGCCGCGCACGGGCCGGACTGGCCCAAGCAGGCCTTCTTCATCGAGCGCGCCTCGTGCGTGCTCTACCGCCACTTCTCGCGCGACGCGGCGCTGGACTGTGGCGAGGCGCTCGCGGCGGCGGGCGGTCCCGCTCCCTCGCGCCTCGCGCCGGGAGAGGCGCCTCCGAACTACGACTGTGATTGA
- a CDS encoding dipeptide epimerase, with translation MSAPLSFRTVELPLRHAWTIARGTSTSKRNVLVELRAEGHVGHGEAAPNVRYGESAETVTAALQVLAPVLEGRDPRCFRDLSEALEAALPGNHAAKAAVDLALHDLAGKLLGAPLYRMLGVTPTRMPATSMSIGIDVPEALALKVREAADFAVLKVKLGAERVRETFGAVRAHTRQPIRVDANEAWRPDEALAHIEWLASQGVELVEQPLPAADVEGAKWLRARSPLPLVADEALSMAGDVPRLVEGYHGINVKLQKCGGIREALRIIETARACGLKVMLGCMVETGVGIAAGAQLAPLVDWVDLDGNLLLAEDPFVGHPVVAGRIQLGSGAGLGVELRAAS, from the coding sequence ATGTCCGCACCTCTGAGTTTTCGCACCGTCGAGCTGCCGCTGCGTCACGCCTGGACCATCGCGCGAGGGACGAGCACCTCGAAGCGCAACGTGCTCGTGGAGCTCCGCGCCGAGGGCCACGTGGGCCACGGCGAGGCCGCGCCCAACGTGCGCTATGGCGAGTCCGCGGAGACGGTGACCGCCGCGCTCCAGGTGCTGGCCCCGGTATTGGAGGGGCGTGACCCGCGCTGCTTTCGCGACCTCTCCGAAGCGCTGGAGGCGGCGCTGCCCGGCAACCACGCGGCGAAGGCGGCCGTGGACCTCGCGCTGCATGACCTGGCGGGGAAGCTCTTGGGCGCGCCGCTGTATCGGATGCTGGGCGTCACGCCGACGCGGATGCCGGCCACGTCCATGTCCATCGGCATCGATGTGCCCGAGGCGCTCGCGCTCAAGGTCCGCGAGGCGGCGGACTTCGCGGTCCTCAAGGTGAAGCTGGGCGCGGAGCGCGTGCGTGAGACGTTCGGCGCCGTGCGGGCCCACACGCGGCAGCCCATCCGCGTGGACGCCAACGAGGCGTGGCGCCCCGATGAGGCGCTGGCGCACATCGAGTGGTTGGCCTCGCAGGGCGTGGAGTTGGTGGAGCAGCCGCTGCCCGCGGCGGACGTGGAGGGCGCGAAGTGGCTGCGCGCGCGCTCGCCCCTGCCCCTGGTGGCGGACGAGGCCCTGTCCATGGCGGGCGACGTGCCTCGGCTGGTGGAGGGCTACCACGGCATCAACGTGAAGCTGCAGAAGTGCGGTGGCATCCGCGAGGCGCTGCGCATCATCGAGACCGCGCGCGCGTGCGGGCTGAAGGTGATGCTGGGCTGCATGGTGGAGACGGGCGTGGGCATCGCGGCGGGCGCGCAGCTCGCGCCGCTGGTGGACTGGGTGGACCTGGACGGCAACCTGCTGCTGGCGGAGGACCCCTTCGTGGGGCACCCCGTGGTGGCGGGGCGCATCCAGCTCGGGAGCGGCGCCGGACTGGGCGTCGAACTCCGGGCCGCTTCATGA
- a CDS encoding fimbria/pilus periplasmic chaperone has translation MCIRLLSRTRALVGWAALACMLPRGVSASSVEVNPVRLELASGARGTVVMVKNQGTEPTRFQASVHTWAQDERGHMTLEPTQELFFFPSMLTLEPGESRPIRVGLSSAPAEAERAFRLIVEELPPLEPAVPTAGLKVLTRVSLPVFVAPKRRVFEGRIEDAEVRASRLRLRVRNAGTVNFFVRQARGHGLDAEGKAVAELGQPGWYVLAGGSQVFELEVPPEHCRKVRSVELEVETDQGVLRQTVAIPNSGAAPCAS, from the coding sequence ATGTGCATCCGCTTGCTCTCCCGGACCCGAGCCCTCGTGGGATGGGCCGCCTTGGCCTGCATGCTCCCGAGGGGCGTGAGTGCCTCTTCGGTGGAGGTGAACCCGGTCCGGCTCGAACTGGCGTCCGGCGCCCGCGGGACGGTGGTGATGGTGAAGAACCAAGGCACGGAGCCCACGCGCTTCCAGGCCTCGGTCCACACCTGGGCCCAGGACGAGCGCGGACACATGACGCTCGAACCCACGCAGGAGCTGTTCTTCTTCCCGTCGATGCTGACGCTGGAGCCAGGGGAGTCTCGTCCCATTCGGGTGGGGCTCTCCTCGGCTCCCGCGGAGGCGGAGCGGGCCTTCCGGCTCATCGTGGAGGAGCTGCCGCCGCTGGAGCCCGCCGTGCCCACGGCGGGCCTGAAGGTCCTCACCCGTGTCTCGCTGCCGGTGTTCGTCGCGCCCAAGCGCCGGGTCTTCGAGGGGCGCATCGAGGACGCGGAGGTGCGCGCCTCGCGCCTGCGCCTGCGCGTGCGCAACGCGGGCACGGTGAACTTCTTCGTGCGTCAGGCGCGCGGCCACGGCCTGGACGCAGAGGGCAAGGCCGTGGCGGAGCTGGGACAGCCGGGTTGGTACGTGCTGGCCGGAGGCTCGCAGGTCTTCGAGCTGGAGGTTCCTCCGGAGCACTGTCGAAAGGTGCGCTCCGTGGAGCTGGAGGTGGAGACGGACCAGGGCGTGCTTCGCCAGACCGTCGCCATTCCCAACAGCGGGGCGGCGCCCTGCGCGTCTTGA
- the pru gene encoding fruiting body spore coat protein U, translating to MKAISRVAAVIGVASAFASFSDAHAATATANLTVTATVGSVCSISSGTLNFGSYDPVILNASTGVDLLGSGTMNVQCTLLGTAVITMGQGSNADTGSTDAAPLRRMKNTASANYLSYSLDQDAARLVVWGNTAGTGLAYVGTGLSVPVPVYGTVAKGQNVPSGNYSDVVVATITF from the coding sequence ATGAAAGCCATCTCGCGTGTTGCCGCTGTCATTGGCGTCGCCTCTGCATTCGCCTCGTTCTCCGACGCGCACGCCGCCACGGCCACCGCGAACCTGACGGTGACGGCCACGGTGGGCTCGGTGTGCAGCATCAGCTCGGGCACCCTCAACTTCGGCAGCTATGACCCGGTCATCCTCAACGCGAGCACAGGCGTGGACCTGCTCGGCTCCGGCACCATGAACGTGCAGTGCACGCTGTTGGGCACGGCTGTCATCACGATGGGGCAGGGCTCCAACGCGGACACGGGCTCCACGGATGCCGCGCCGCTGCGTCGGATGAAGAACACGGCCTCGGCGAACTACCTGTCCTATTCGCTGGACCAGGACGCCGCGCGCCTCGTGGTGTGGGGCAACACCGCGGGCACGGGCCTGGCCTACGTGGGCACGGGCTTGTCCGTTCCCGTGCCTGTCTACGGCACCGTGGCCAAGGGGCAGAACGTGCCCTCGGGCAACTACAGCGACGTCGTCGTCGCCACCATCACCTTCTGA
- a CDS encoding DUF819 family protein → MAVLAVLLTVLSALYAVERTRAGGRLFQVVPLLVFAYFVPTLLSNLGVIPTQSELYRFVRTYLLPGSLVLLVLSVDLPGIARLGRDAVVLFLAGTLGIMVGGPLAYLVLGRLVPAELGDQAWKGLAALSGSWIGGSANFVAIGQSVGALDSILSMMVVVDVGVSNVWTAVLLSFAGRELAMDARIGADRRALEAVREEAARLQAGTARPASLPDLMWMVTIAFGVTVAATALAARLPDIGTVVTGFTWVVLLVTTAGVVLSFTPVRKLEGAGASRMGSLFLYLLVATIGAQAEFRKLLDAPALVAVGALWMVIHAGVTMGVRRYLRAPVFFAAVGSQANVGGTASASVVAAAFHPALAPVGVLLAVLGYVLGTYGGLVTALVLEQVHHFIHGG, encoded by the coding sequence ATGGCGGTGCTGGCCGTGCTGCTCACCGTGCTGTCGGCGCTCTACGCGGTGGAGCGGACGCGGGCGGGAGGCCGGCTGTTCCAGGTCGTGCCGCTGCTGGTGTTCGCGTACTTCGTGCCCACGCTCTTGTCGAACCTGGGCGTCATCCCCACGCAGTCGGAGCTGTACCGCTTCGTGCGGACGTACCTGCTGCCCGGCAGTCTCGTGTTGCTGGTGCTCTCGGTGGACCTGCCCGGCATCGCGAGGCTCGGTCGCGACGCGGTGGTGCTCTTCCTGGCGGGCACGCTGGGCATCATGGTGGGCGGTCCGCTGGCGTACCTCGTGCTCGGGCGGCTGGTGCCGGCGGAGCTGGGGGACCAGGCGTGGAAGGGGCTCGCGGCGCTCAGCGGTTCGTGGATTGGCGGCAGCGCGAACTTCGTGGCCATTGGCCAGAGCGTGGGCGCGCTCGACAGCATCCTCAGCATGATGGTGGTGGTGGACGTGGGCGTCTCCAACGTGTGGACGGCGGTGCTGCTGTCCTTCGCGGGTCGGGAGCTGGCCATGGACGCGCGCATCGGCGCGGACCGGCGCGCGCTGGAGGCGGTGCGTGAGGAGGCGGCTCGACTCCAAGCGGGCACCGCGCGGCCCGCGAGCCTGCCGGACCTGATGTGGATGGTGACCATCGCCTTCGGCGTCACCGTGGCGGCCACCGCGCTCGCGGCGCGGCTGCCGGACATCGGCACGGTGGTGACGGGCTTCACGTGGGTGGTGCTGCTCGTGACGACGGCGGGCGTGGTGCTGTCCTTCACGCCGGTGCGGAAGCTGGAGGGCGCGGGCGCCAGCCGCATGGGCTCGCTGTTCCTCTACCTGCTGGTGGCCACCATCGGAGCCCAGGCGGAGTTCCGCAAGCTGCTGGACGCGCCCGCGCTGGTGGCGGTGGGCGCGCTCTGGATGGTCATCCACGCGGGAGTCACCATGGGCGTGCGGCGCTACCTGCGCGCGCCGGTGTTCTTCGCGGCGGTGGGCTCGCAGGCGAACGTGGGGGGCACCGCGTCCGCGTCGGTGGTGGCGGCGGCGTTCCACCCCGCGCTCGCGCCGGTGGGTGTGCTGCTGGCGGTGCTGGGCTACGTGCTGGGGACCTACGGCGGGCTGGTGACGGCGTTGGTGCTGGAGCAGGTGCACCACTTCATCCACGGAGGCTGA